Proteins found in one Salvia splendens isolate huo1 chromosome 10, SspV2, whole genome shotgun sequence genomic segment:
- the LOC121753393 gene encoding FCS-Like Zinc finger 10-like isoform X2 has protein sequence MLRKRTRSQQKVQNMNNTLVDSTSESYFPSDGSNQKHKDTSLLKVPGLFVGFNAKTSDSDAVRSPTSTLDFRIFSSLGNPFRCLRAQNEGHHKSWDCTKVGLSIIDSLDHELNQSVAQSSDNKNILFGRQMSVRSPTFCSSLEAPKSLPKDVAIFTKPANAQKRDSDVVFEIGEVPFKQEEAPGRIRARSVDSGRYGSHLTDFRNLKSKLGSGSFGAENSVRSESGGVGMSPKLGNLSGERLSQAGPLGNSFISSIPASEIELSEDYTCVRTHGPNPKVTHIFGDCILECHNDSLKNSEDVLPPYPSEDFLKFCFSCKKRLDGEDIFIGEKAFCSSACRSQEMEIDEEVEETNNHSSENLL, from the exons atGCTGAGGAAGAGAACTAGATCACAGCAAAAGGTTCAAAACATGAATAATACATTAGTTGATTCTACATCGGAGTCGTATTTTCCCTCTGATGGATCAAATCAAAAGCACAAAGATACCTCCCTTTTGAAGGTTCCTGGCTTGTTTGTGGGATTCAATGCTAAGACCTCAGATTCTGATGCAGTAAGAAGCCCCACATCGACGTTAGATTTTAGGATTTTTTCGAGTTTAGGCAATCCCTTTAGGTGTCTAAGAGCACAGAACGAGGGCCACCACAAGAGCTGGGACTGTACCAAAGTAGGTCTAAGCATTATAGATTCCCTCGATCATGAGCTTAATCAGAGTGTTGCTCAATCATCTGATAATAAGAATATTCTTTTCGGGCGACAAATGAGTGTTAGAAGTCCAACCTTTTGTAGTTCTTTGGAGGCACCTAAGTCACTGCCTAAAGATGTTGCTATTTTTACTAAGCCAGCCAATGCCCAGAAGCGCGATTCTGATGTTGTGTTTGAGATTGGGGAGGTCCCGTTCAAGCAGGAGGAGGCTCCTGGAAGAATCCGTGCTCGTTCAGTGGATTCTGGAAGGTATGGATCTCACCTGACAGATTTCAGAAACCTCAAGTCCAAGCTTGGGTCCGGCAGCTTTGGTGCTGAGAACTCTGTTCGTTCGGAGTCTGGAGGGGTTGGCATGAGCCCTAAATTAGGCAACCTAAGTGGGGAGAGGCTGAGTCAGGCTGGTCCACTGGGAAATAGTTTTATTAGTTCCATTCCCGCTAGTGAGATTGAGCTGTCTGAGGATTATACCTGTGTTAGAACTCACGGCCCCAACCCTAAGGTTACACATATCTTTGGTGACTGCATTTTAGAATGTCACAATGATTCTTTGAAGAACAGCGAAGACGTTCTTCCTCCTTATCCATCCGAGGATTTCTTGAAATTCTGTTTTTCTTGCAAGAAGAGGTTGGATGGTGAAGATATCTTCAT AGGCGAGAAGGCGTTTTGCAGCTCAGCTTGCCGCTCACAGGAGATGGAGATCGATGAGGAGGTGGAGGAAACCAACAACCACTCGTCTGAAAACCTCCTCTAG
- the LOC121753393 gene encoding FCS-Like Zinc finger 10-like isoform X1, whose protein sequence is MLRKRTRSQQKVQNMNNTLVDSTSESYFPSDGSNQKHKDTSLLKVPGLFVGFNAKTSDSDAVRSPTSTLDFRIFSSLGNPFRCLRAQNEGHHKSWDCTKVGLSIIDSLDHELNQSVAQSSDNKNILFGRQMSVRSPTFCSSLEAPKSLPKDVAIFTKPANAQKRDSDVVFEIGEVPFKQEEAPGRIRARSVDSGRYGSHLTDFRNLKSKLGSGSFGAENSVRSESGGVGMSPKLGNLSGERLSQAGPLGNSFISSIPASEIELSEDYTCVRTHGPNPKVTHIFGDCILECHNDSLKNSEDVLPPYPSEDFLKFCFSCKKRLDGEDIFMYRGEKAFCSSACRSQEMEIDEEVEETNNHSSENLL, encoded by the exons atGCTGAGGAAGAGAACTAGATCACAGCAAAAGGTTCAAAACATGAATAATACATTAGTTGATTCTACATCGGAGTCGTATTTTCCCTCTGATGGATCAAATCAAAAGCACAAAGATACCTCCCTTTTGAAGGTTCCTGGCTTGTTTGTGGGATTCAATGCTAAGACCTCAGATTCTGATGCAGTAAGAAGCCCCACATCGACGTTAGATTTTAGGATTTTTTCGAGTTTAGGCAATCCCTTTAGGTGTCTAAGAGCACAGAACGAGGGCCACCACAAGAGCTGGGACTGTACCAAAGTAGGTCTAAGCATTATAGATTCCCTCGATCATGAGCTTAATCAGAGTGTTGCTCAATCATCTGATAATAAGAATATTCTTTTCGGGCGACAAATGAGTGTTAGAAGTCCAACCTTTTGTAGTTCTTTGGAGGCACCTAAGTCACTGCCTAAAGATGTTGCTATTTTTACTAAGCCAGCCAATGCCCAGAAGCGCGATTCTGATGTTGTGTTTGAGATTGGGGAGGTCCCGTTCAAGCAGGAGGAGGCTCCTGGAAGAATCCGTGCTCGTTCAGTGGATTCTGGAAGGTATGGATCTCACCTGACAGATTTCAGAAACCTCAAGTCCAAGCTTGGGTCCGGCAGCTTTGGTGCTGAGAACTCTGTTCGTTCGGAGTCTGGAGGGGTTGGCATGAGCCCTAAATTAGGCAACCTAAGTGGGGAGAGGCTGAGTCAGGCTGGTCCACTGGGAAATAGTTTTATTAGTTCCATTCCCGCTAGTGAGATTGAGCTGTCTGAGGATTATACCTGTGTTAGAACTCACGGCCCCAACCCTAAGGTTACACATATCTTTGGTGACTGCATTTTAGAATGTCACAATGATTCTTTGAAGAACAGCGAAGACGTTCTTCCTCCTTATCCATCCGAGGATTTCTTGAAATTCTGTTTTTCTTGCAAGAAGAGGTTGGATGGTGAAGATATCTTCATGTATAG AGGCGAGAAGGCGTTTTGCAGCTCAGCTTGCCGCTCACAGGAGATGGAGATCGATGAGGAGGTGGAGGAAACCAACAACCACTCGTCTGAAAACCTCCTCTAG